The window CTCTCCGGCGACCAGTGCCGCGAGACCTCCTCCCTCACTCGTGCGAGTACCTGCGGATGCGAGTCGAGCAGCGCCACCGCCCAGAGCAGCGAGGAAGTGGAGGCGTCCTGCGCGGCGAAGAGGAAATCGAAGAGGTGACCGCCGATTTCGCGGTGGCTGCACTcgtcctcctcctccttctccGCCGCCAACCGCAGATTCTCCTGCATCCAGAAATCGATCAAACACGACGGCTCCTCCTCTTTCGCCTCCATCCGCCGCTCACTCGCCGCCGCACAGGTTCCGAGCGTCTCAATCAGTCTCCCAACCGCAAGCCGCGCGTTGCGGAAGGCAAATCCAGGAAGATCGATCGGCAGCTTCATCAATCCAATGTTAAAAAAGTTGTAATCGACGTTAAACCGCTCCCGCGCGGATTCATCGAGATAAGGCCCGACGAAAACCGTCTGCGAGGTCTCGAGATTCATATCTCGGCACAAAATCCGGAGCGGCACCGATTTATCCGGCTGCGATTGACGCAGCCAGCGCGCCAAATGCTGGATTATAATCGTCTGCTGAATATGGGTGTAAATGGAGAGCGCTTTGGGAGTGAAATTAGGCGCGATTTGACGGCGGAGATCCTTGTGATCCTGGCCGAACATGTAAATCAGATTGTGCTCGCCGAAGAGCTTTTTACCGAAGGGGTGGCCGACGAGGTGAAAGGCGTCGGGGCGGACATTGGCGAAGATTTTGTGCGAGAGATCGGAGCTGTAGACGTAGAGGATGTAGCGGCCGATGATGTAGTTGGCGGAGATTCCGATGGAGGTGGATTTGGCGTAGGCGGATTGGCGGTTCCAGAAATTGGTGGGATCGGCGACGAGGGAGATGGCGTTGCCGACGAAGGGGAGGACGAGGGCGGGGCCGGGGAGGAAGCGCTTCTTTTTGAGGTAGGAGAGCTGCtcgaggaagaggaggagagcGAGAATGGAGATTATGTGAGGGAAGAAGGGGGTTATCGAGCTCCAGGTGAGctccatttttaatttctctctcGCTCTACAAATGGTTAAGTGTttgtttcaaaattgaattagtTGGCGAAATTAGCGATACAGAGGGGGAAAGTGGAACAGAGTTTGGAGGGGATTGTTTTTATAGTGTCTAGCGTTTTGGATAATCGGCCGTGCCTACTCcatatattgtttatttatttataaaccCTAGTTTAATCAGGAAAGACGGCTATGGATTATAACAGTTAAATGAACTCGttcattttttagttgtatatTTGTGGCAAGGCTGAGCGGCCGAACGCGAGGAGATATCACGGCGCCATTGCAGCACTGCTAACGTGTAGTTCCACTCAAGGGTCAGCTATAAGGATATCGGTTGCGACTGCAgtctttaaaaattattttttctttaaaatttagatattaatttagtttttaggAAGTTTTGCTTATGTAATTTAGgaagttaatttattaatttgaacaTTTTACTGGTGTATACTGATGAATTTTGGTGTGAATCAACAATTGGTTAATCACATCATCACTTAATTTAAGGCAAGTATTAAacttagagtgaactacaaaaatggtccctggactatgggtttatctcgcccatagtccctggactttaaaaatatcgccagtagtcttctggactaagggtttatctcgaaattggtccttttgacTTTATTTTGTACGAAAacaccctttgatattattttggggggtttgggcaatttggtctttttacacttttaacattttaaatctgatattattttagttatgtactaactttgatattatttcaaaattatcattcttcttccattttgttatccttcactgaatttgttttttttttttcaatattagatttaattttataaaattaaatttaatatttgaatttttaaatatcaataaatttttttaatgaaaactattaattcatggacactataaatattgattaaaaaaactattaatttttgttatttaatataatattcaattgaattgaagaagtacagaaaaataatattaatcatgatggaaaaataagagttattctatttagcctccgttcggttgttataattgcttgtgattaaatattatgaagttgactaaaaatttgatcctacttaaaattttatataggagtatttttgttgaaattttctagtaaattttgattgttttcaaattaataaacaaaaattatattagtcttacattagatgcatatttatttcagaataaattgtgttatataatttatttattattaaagctaattaaatattgattaaaactaaggcgttgtcataccttattgattacatagtactatacactatcaaatattgattataactattaatttttgctatttaatatttttataattaaaaaaatttattgatatttaaaaattaaaatttaaaattttgtaaaattaaatctaatattgaaataaagtaacaaagtgaaggatgacaaaagggaaaagggatgataaatttaaaataatatcaaagttagtacataactaaaataatatcagatttaaaatgttaaaagtgtaagaAGACCAAATtacccaaaccccccaaaataatatcaaagggtattttcgtaccaaaaaaagccaaaaggaccaatttcgagataaacccttagtccagggactactggcgatatttttaaagtccagggactatggacgagataaacccatagtccagggaccatttccgtagttcactcttaaacttatataagagcatccacaatagcggaCTAGCGCACCGGCTAGTCGATTCGCGTTGCTAGCCGGTCgcctagccgaaccattggaacCGCCAACGGCATTTTGGCGAAAAAAACGTGGCGAGCGCAGCAGCCGATTTCCGGCGCTGGCCGCTATTGTGGCGTGCTGAtcggcgagcgatcggccacggcgcaattttttatttttgggtagccgggtcgaacaacgacctcaacgtcctcaactcgtcgcccctcttcaacgagaagtgtcaGGGCATCGGTCcggccgtctcatttgtggccaacggcaaccggcatgatatgggctactacttgcgtatgggatataccctaggtggcatGTCTTTGTAAAGACGATCAGGCACGCAAATGATGacaggaaggcctactttgcggaacggcaGGAGTCGGCGTGCAAGGACGTGGaacgcgcatttggtgtgctccagtctcgatgggcgaCAATTAaaggtccaacgcgtttgtgggatgtcaaaTGCATTGCTgatataatgtacgcctgcattatcctgcacaacatgatcgtcgaagacgaaggcgtacaactgactaattgggccaatgacgatacTGATgcagccggtccaagccacggcgtggccaccCCCAACGTACGAAGggggtacctcacgatgaagccggccgtcTCCAGGCACATGCCGACATGCGTCAAGttgatgctcatattcaactccaaaagggtataattgaagagttgtgagTACGGAAgattgcacggcgatagtttttttctttattatgtaattttttttaaatgaatgtacctttttttaaatgaaattaatgaagtttcccgtatatgtctcgtaaatttaattacgtaatttatcgtaaatatagttgtttttgaattatttttattgcggctagccttAGGTTagcctatttgattaaaatgataatgtgacacgtggatttttagtgctgatgacgtggcaAGGAGAGATAGTGGCTAGCttgtggctagcctatggctggcctaaagccattatggatgctctaatgtTGTTGTAGTATCTAGGGTAAAAATAGCGAGTGATCGTCAGTGTATAAACAAGGAGCAGCTCCTAATGAATGTTGGTGCATAGACACCGATAAGGAGCGACTACTACTTGTAAAGTGGAGAGTTACATGAATGTACTGAAATATACTAGAAAGAGAAGGATATGAGAATATGTACGTACGTGACAGTCACTGCATATTCAGAGAGCTTAATATATTTGATAGATGCCACTCATTCAACAAGGTACGCATGTGATAATCACTGTATATTCAATGAGAGATTAATAGATTTGATAGGGGCTACTCATCCAACTAAGAGCATCTTCTTTTCTGACGTCCATTTCATAAAGAACTCTAATGTTAAAAGTGCTTAGCTTAGGAAAATTTTGAGATGGGTGACCGACCCCCTTGAAGCATCGTATGGAGCGTGCGagtgaaaacaaaatatatcgGAAAAATTTATATTGGCATGTTGGATAACCGTCAATCTAAGAGTGAGGTTGTTACACTTGTAATTTGATTAACATGTTTAATGTTCACATCGTTGATAAAATTTATGGTCCGAATtcacataaatcaaattaatatttgagattaCCTTTTAGTCTAACGAATATTAGGGCAgcaatatcttattttttaattaaactttcGGTTGCGTCTTTCAATTATGAAACTTCAAAGTATAGTTTAGTAACGAAAACTCAAACAAGAAACATCTAGTCAATCACGATTAAAACAtgatcacaaaatataattttgatagGGAACCATACgagtttaatgtaaaattagtcAAACAATAGAAGTAAGaagataagaaaaataatagttaGAATAATATTACTAATGAAAAATAGTAGGGCTGTCAAAATGAATATCGGGAATTGGATATCtgatatccaaacccgaaataTCGGGTAACTGAATATCCGATACTCGAATATTTGGGTTTCGGGATCGGGATCGGGTTCGGGTATAggatttttggattatcggATATCGGATACCCGATCGGTTATACCCGAATTTCCCGATTTTTCATCGGGATTATCCTAAATTCGAACTACTTTAAGTTTGTATCAAATTCGAACTACAAGTTTGagtttctaaaaatttgtagttaattttcttataattttaaaaaattaaaataaaaatccataATGGGATTGGATACCCCAGTCAGGTATCTGGCCatttgggtacccgaaatcATTTTCGGATCGAGGTATCGAGTAttagattttagaaaatttggGATCGGGTATCCACGGGTACCCGATTTGACAGGCCTAAAATATAGAATTGATCTCattaaatggaaaatatatagtacCATATATGAATAGAAACGATCTTGATATACAAACTAGAATGAACAAATATGTCTATTCTAGTGAAATAAGAAAGTACTCATTCGatccctaaaaatagaaattcttttttatcttatggTTCGttccctaaaaataaaaatattctattttaggCAATTTCCTTCTCTCCAATGAGGTGTAACCTATTTTTCACTAAAacacttttctttctacctGGCTTAGTTTATCAATTTcgcattaaaacttgtgtcatttcaaaaattcctattttttgggacggaaggagtataaattattttatatagttgtgaaaaaaattaaattgttgcATTGTGTAATTTAGAAAGTCTGAATTAGTTTACTAACTAAATAATCTTACTccttattttaggaaaaaaaaaacagtggCAATAGATAATCTTATTGATAATTtaagatttgaatttttatttcattttcaaatcaGAAAGATGAGTTATATATACTTATGCTCTCTACGTCCACAGGACAATCAataatcatgttttttttaaaaaattaatagtaatttcgTTAAATAAAccttattttctattaatttctcttccaatatttttcattatttttcgtattaaaaatttatatcttcCGCTAACAAGATTGATAGACGATAGTAGATGGATGGAGatgataattataaaatgtgtTGAATGTGGTGCGAGTTGGCCAGACTCCCAGCTGGGCATGTGTTGGCTTCTTATTTTGTTCAgttatatttttgttcatattGACGAATTTAGAAtgaggaatttttttttatttttttttattttatcatatatgCAGTCTTAAAAGTGGATTTGAAGTTAGATATAAGACTATACTATAATTAAGACTCCTATGCGTGACgcaataaaaattagtactactacacaatttattatagattgacattatattaaaaacagtTGTGTAAAGTTTCCAATATATGGAGACGTGGAAAtgacattttgttgatatgcCGTATGCACATATCTTCTTCTTATGATAGAGAGATTAAGATCGATAAGGAATACTCTTTGTTGTCGTGAAAATGTAACGTGTATATATATCTAAAAGACAAGCTAAATAATGACTAATATTCTATAAaatgttgtgattttttatagtactggagtaatatttatttacagTATACTTTAAAGAATTAGCTATATACAATTGTTATTCAATCTTACAATCTtcgtataaattttaaaatagggCGATTACAACACGTCAACACCATTAAATGTTTCAACCTTTTATTAACCGATTAGGAATAGAAAATTGCGCATGTGAAACCATTTTCTTAAGTTTGCTCATGAGATGTTGGTAGACATAATTTATGAAACTGAAATTTATCCATACGTGACacaattatgaaatttgaattataagaTCTCCTTTTGGTTGTAGGATATCCAGGAAGACAAATAACTTATGAATTGTGAATATATAGGATATCCACTTATAGTAATAATGTTAGTTACAAGTCATTCTCACATAATATGACAAAACTTGACCAAATAAACGACATCAACAATTTCCCTCAATAAAGGCCCTCCTTACTTGAAAAATAAGTAGTatgtattactactatatatgtTGCATTTGAACATtgagtttttttgtttttttttaaaaattttgtgcTTAAGATAACTAATGCCTTAATACTATATGattcaattttgtaatcaaaACACGTGATATGCATTGTGGTGCATAACCGTATCACGCATTCAATTCGATTTGACATTTTCTTatgtttatcattttatttcttatgttATATGAATATGTTTACTTCATAAGCTCTATTGCATGCTATGTTTACTTCCATGGACGAGCCAGAAattctctataaatagggcaaAATTCTATACAAAGAGATTTTAAGGTTTTGAGAATGGGCATTTATaaagatatttaaaaataaaaataaaaatattgatcaaaatagcataaat is drawn from Salvia hispanica cultivar TCC Black 2014 chromosome 6, UniMelb_Shisp_WGS_1.0, whole genome shotgun sequence and contains these coding sequences:
- the LOC125194367 gene encoding cytochrome P450 710A11, with the protein product MELTWSSITPFFPHIISILALLLFLEQLSYLKKKRFLPGPALVLPFVGNAISLVADPTNFWNRQSAYAKSTSIGISANYIIGRYILYVYSSDLSHKIFANVRPDAFHLVGHPFGKKLFGEHNLIYMFGQDHKDLRRQIAPNFTPKALSIYTHIQQTIIIQHLARWLRQSQPDKSVPLRILCRDMNLETSQTVFVGPYLDESARERFNVDYNFFNIGLMKLPIDLPGFAFRNARLAVGRLIETLGTCAAASERRMEAKEEEPSCLIDFWMQENLRLAAEKEEEDECSHREIGGHLFDFLFAAQDASTSSLLWAVALLDSHPQVLARVREEVSRHWSPESGAAISGDQLREMKFTEAVAREVVRIRAPATMVPHIAGVDFPLTETYTVPKGTIVFPSVFDSSFQGFTEPEKFDPDRFMEHRQEDRVYKKNFLAFGSGAHQCVGQRYAINHLMLFIAIFTSLIDFKRDRSDGCDEIAYVPTIVPKDDCRVFLLPRCSGFFPPSY